The following are encoded in a window of Amycolatopsis lexingtonensis genomic DNA:
- a CDS encoding erythromycin esterase family protein, whose translation MDVTDFTAELLAFGEPTHFEPAFARIRNELFARLTACGFRSIALETDRVAALDGGFSHGFGEVAANRQLLDWLREYNETAEEPLAFHGFDAPTETFSAPSPRGYLEHVRDYLGLDVDIAALAGDDERWSRAEAILDPAASPGASPEARELRVIADDLLTALDARTETAGWERARIHATAGLDLLRYHAASALPGDRDTRIARLAGARAVIMARNLLDIHASAPGRTLVFAHNGHLGSGAGAIVASRLGDRYAFIAGSLGHSEALGLGEPAAETYEGRLQRGTKTWRLTAEIPAGRTRDDADRRYAPLTRELLERADAVLHVA comes from the coding sequence ATGGACGTCACGGACTTCACGGCCGAACTGCTCGCGTTCGGCGAGCCGACCCACTTCGAACCGGCCTTCGCGCGGATCCGCAACGAGCTCTTCGCGCGGCTGACCGCGTGCGGCTTCCGCTCGATCGCGCTGGAGACCGACCGCGTCGCCGCGCTCGACGGCGGGTTCTCGCACGGCTTCGGCGAGGTGGCCGCCAACCGGCAGCTGCTCGACTGGCTTCGCGAGTACAACGAGACCGCCGAAGAGCCGCTTGCCTTCCACGGCTTCGACGCCCCGACCGAGACGTTCAGCGCGCCCAGCCCGCGCGGCTACCTCGAGCACGTCCGCGACTACCTGGGACTCGACGTCGACATCGCGGCCCTGGCCGGCGACGACGAGCGGTGGAGCCGCGCCGAAGCGATCCTCGACCCGGCCGCTTCACCGGGTGCGTCACCCGAGGCCCGCGAGCTGCGCGTCATCGCGGACGACCTCCTCACGGCCCTCGACGCCCGCACCGAGACCGCCGGCTGGGAGCGCGCGCGGATCCACGCCACCGCCGGGCTCGACCTGCTGCGCTACCACGCGGCGTCGGCCCTGCCCGGCGACCGGGACACGAGGATCGCGCGGCTCGCGGGCGCCCGCGCGGTGATCATGGCCCGGAACCTCCTGGACATCCACGCTTCGGCGCCCGGCCGGACCCTGGTGTTCGCGCACAACGGCCACCTGGGATCCGGCGCCGGCGCGATCGTCGCGTCGCGGCTCGGCGACCGGTACGCCTTCATCGCCGGCAGCCTCGGCCACAGCGAGGCCCTCGGCCTCGGCGAGCCGGCCGCGGAGACCTATGAAGGCCGGCTGCAACGCGGAACGAAGACTTGGCGGCTGACCGCCGAGATCCCGGCCGGGCGCACCCGGGACGACGCCGACCGGCGGTACGCACCGCTGACCAGGGAGCTGCTCGAGCGGGCCGACGCGGTGCTGCACGTCGCCTGA
- a CDS encoding alpha-L-fucosidase, protein MRVRACLAAVIVLLATLITPANAELRHPRQDWLRASTAGLFLHWGMFTAPRHTDCAAWEHDVTAGGWTPGYWIDEAKKLGASYVVLATFHSRLGYARPWPSKIPGSCSTERDFLGELIAAGQAKGVRVLLYMTDDPQWHNETGHESLDSAAYSAYKGKPVDLTTRAGFGEFGYDLFDEVMDRYDGLAGFWIDNDNEYWEQHGLYERVREKRPSWLLSNNNEDTPIMDTVSNEQKTGMTPSYDYPQAVYTPMPRLTEADYKLPTNGDWWYSGGDQAVDFRLSTGRYITNAGSSIKSLMAETAMLNGKFPPQQEAFNDFMASWTQPIKESLQGTEGGGYMYGGMQPGFWNDGAHGVLTIRGGTQYVHVVTRPSTNLVRLRDNGYRVTGVSDLRTGKPMRFAQSGGYLSILDIKDWDIYDTVFKVDTAGQQYFYDKSTIKATASANAASAANLVDGSYLNYWDAGGQLPVSVTLDLGRKRSTAYLAVHERESSPTYARESFGRAEDSARIKDYRVYASDDGTHWGAPVRTGALPSTRGVQFVDVGEVHARYLKLEVLNTWSGPQAKPYFHQLALDEVDVAYGYPDPRGEAPLEAESWRNGFEGKASPVWCEACSGTSAVTGLDRGAVVFRNVQASGPSRLQLDTTGPGTLSVSVNGAAPVTVNAPAAIAVPFTAGPNTVEVSGTTGLDRIAVAPLPPESYTPKTTLTVEPAGMQWVSPGPRSMTITASLRLDVDDPIDDVTLAPVAPAGWTVEGAPVTAANLRLGQVLSGSWTVTAPAAQDATIPVTASFRTLGRAKSVSKPVLVKPRPADRVFMREAEDSANDIGDAGVTNCSLCSGGQKVRNIGGGAGAAVTFPDVVVPSAGQYRLFLDFTVNGDRSYFVSVNGGAPVEVRVSGAGNSTPYTTSVPVMLTAGANTIRIGNDGAGAPDLDRISLGQLT, encoded by the coding sequence ATGAGAGTCCGAGCCTGCCTCGCCGCGGTCATCGTGCTGCTGGCGACCCTGATCACCCCGGCGAACGCCGAACTGCGGCACCCGCGCCAGGACTGGCTGCGCGCCTCGACCGCCGGGTTGTTCCTGCACTGGGGCATGTTCACCGCGCCGCGGCACACCGACTGCGCCGCCTGGGAGCACGACGTCACCGCCGGCGGCTGGACGCCGGGCTACTGGATCGACGAGGCGAAGAAGCTGGGCGCGTCCTACGTCGTGCTCGCCACGTTCCACAGCCGGCTGGGTTACGCGCGGCCGTGGCCGTCGAAGATCCCGGGCAGCTGCTCGACCGAGCGCGACTTCCTCGGCGAACTGATCGCCGCGGGCCAGGCCAAGGGTGTCCGCGTGCTGCTGTACATGACCGACGATCCGCAGTGGCACAACGAAACCGGCCACGAGTCGCTCGATTCGGCCGCTTACTCGGCGTACAAGGGCAAGCCGGTCGACCTGACCACCCGCGCCGGGTTCGGCGAATTCGGCTACGACCTCTTCGACGAGGTCATGGACCGCTACGACGGCCTCGCCGGGTTCTGGATCGACAACGACAACGAGTACTGGGAGCAGCACGGGCTCTACGAGCGCGTCCGCGAGAAGCGGCCATCCTGGTTGCTGAGCAACAACAACGAGGACACGCCGATCATGGACACGGTCAGCAACGAGCAGAAGACCGGGATGACGCCGTCGTACGACTACCCGCAGGCGGTCTACACGCCGATGCCGCGGCTCACCGAAGCCGACTACAAGCTGCCGACCAACGGCGACTGGTGGTACAGCGGCGGCGACCAGGCCGTCGACTTCCGGCTCTCCACCGGCCGGTACATCACGAACGCGGGTTCGTCGATCAAGTCGCTGATGGCCGAAACCGCCATGCTGAACGGAAAGTTCCCGCCGCAGCAGGAGGCGTTCAACGACTTCATGGCGTCGTGGACACAGCCGATCAAGGAGTCGTTGCAGGGCACCGAAGGCGGCGGGTACATGTACGGCGGCATGCAGCCCGGCTTCTGGAACGACGGCGCCCACGGCGTGCTCACCATCAGGGGCGGCACGCAGTACGTGCACGTCGTCACGCGGCCGTCGACGAACCTCGTCCGCCTGCGGGACAACGGTTACCGCGTCACCGGCGTGTCGGACCTGCGCACCGGGAAGCCGATGCGGTTCGCCCAGTCCGGCGGCTATCTGTCCATTCTGGACATCAAGGACTGGGACATCTACGACACCGTGTTCAAAGTGGACACCGCGGGGCAGCAGTACTTCTACGACAAGAGCACGATCAAGGCGACCGCGTCCGCCAACGCGGCTTCGGCGGCGAACCTCGTCGACGGCAGCTACCTGAACTACTGGGACGCCGGCGGTCAGCTCCCGGTGTCCGTGACGCTGGACCTCGGCCGCAAGCGGTCGACGGCCTACCTGGCGGTGCACGAGCGCGAGTCGTCGCCGACGTACGCGCGGGAATCGTTCGGGCGGGCCGAGGATTCCGCGCGGATCAAGGACTATCGCGTCTACGCGAGCGACGACGGGACGCACTGGGGTGCCCCGGTCCGGACCGGCGCCCTGCCCAGCACCCGCGGTGTGCAGTTCGTCGACGTCGGCGAGGTGCACGCGCGCTACCTCAAGCTCGAAGTGCTGAACACGTGGTCCGGCCCGCAGGCCAAGCCGTACTTCCACCAGCTCGCACTCGACGAGGTCGACGTCGCCTACGGCTACCCGGACCCGCGCGGCGAGGCGCCGCTGGAGGCGGAATCGTGGCGCAACGGCTTCGAGGGCAAGGCGTCCCCGGTGTGGTGCGAGGCGTGCTCGGGCACTTCCGCCGTCACCGGCCTCGACCGCGGCGCCGTCGTCTTCCGGAACGTCCAGGCGTCGGGTCCCTCACGCCTGCAGCTGGACACGACGGGGCCGGGCACGCTTTCGGTGAGCGTGAACGGCGCGGCACCCGTCACGGTCAACGCCCCGGCGGCCATCGCCGTGCCGTTCACCGCCGGGCCCAACACGGTCGAGGTCTCCGGAACGACGGGCCTCGATCGCATCGCGGTGGCCCCGCTGCCGCCTGAGTCGTACACGCCGAAGACGACGCTGACGGTCGAACCCGCGGGCATGCAATGGGTTTCGCCGGGCCCGCGGTCGATGACGATCACCGCGTCGCTACGCCTCGACGTCGACGACCCGATCGACGACGTGACGCTGGCGCCGGTCGCGCCGGCGGGCTGGACCGTCGAAGGTGCTCCGGTGACGGCGGCGAACCTGCGGCTCGGTCAGGTCCTCAGTGGATCGTGGACGGTGACCGCACCCGCGGCCCAGGACGCGACCATCCCGGTGACGGCGTCGTTCCGGACGCTCGGCCGCGCCAAGTCGGTGAGCAAGCCGGTGCTGGTCAAGCCGCGGCCGGCGGACCGGGTGTTCATGCGCGAGGCGGAGGATTCGGCCAACGACATCGGCGACGCCGGCGTCACGAACTGCTCGCTGTGCTCGGGCGGGCAGAAGGTCCGCAACATCGGGGGCGGCGCGGGCGCGGCGGTGACCTTCCCGGACGTGGTGGTGCCGTCGGCCGGGCAGTACCGGCTGTTCCTGGACTTCACGGTCAACGGCGACCGGTCGTACTTCGTGTCGGTGAACGGAGGCGCGCCGGTGGAGGTGAGGGTCAGCGGCGCGGGGAACAGCACCCCGTACACCACTTCGGTCCCGGTGATGCTGACCGCGGGCGCCAACACGATCCGGATCGGCAACGACGGCGCCGGGGCTCCGGATCTGGACCGGATTTCACTGGGTCAGCTCACGTAG
- the sigJ gene encoding RNA polymerase sigma factor SigJ, which yields MNDDFLAESFESHRDHLRAVAYRMLGSLSEAEDAVQESWLRLSRSDSAAVENLGGWLTTVVGRVCLDMLRSRKARREEPWDALVPDPIISREDDGPEHEVLMADSVGLALLVVLDTLTPGERLAFVLRDMFAMPFEEIAPIVGRSEAATRQLASRARRRVQGAPVAPDPDLARQREVVDAFLAAARGGDFEALVSVLDPDVVLRADRGAAHGGSDEVRGAAAVANQALTFSRLGAGGGVVHRALVNGAAGVVATRDGRPFSVLGFTVAGGRIVEIDILADPDRLDRLDLAVLD from the coding sequence GTGAACGACGACTTCCTGGCCGAGAGCTTCGAGAGCCACCGCGACCACCTGCGGGCCGTCGCCTACCGGATGCTGGGCTCGCTGAGCGAGGCCGAAGACGCCGTCCAGGAGTCCTGGCTGCGGCTGAGCCGGAGCGACAGCGCCGCCGTCGAGAACCTGGGCGGCTGGCTGACGACGGTCGTCGGCCGGGTCTGCCTCGACATGCTGCGGTCGCGCAAGGCGCGGCGCGAGGAGCCGTGGGACGCGCTGGTGCCGGACCCGATCATCAGCCGCGAGGACGACGGCCCCGAGCACGAGGTGCTGATGGCGGATTCGGTCGGGCTGGCGCTGCTGGTCGTGCTGGACACGCTCACGCCGGGCGAGCGGCTGGCGTTCGTGCTGCGGGACATGTTCGCGATGCCGTTCGAGGAGATCGCCCCGATCGTCGGCCGCTCCGAAGCGGCGACCAGGCAGCTCGCGAGCCGCGCCCGCCGACGGGTGCAGGGCGCGCCGGTCGCGCCGGACCCGGACCTGGCCCGCCAGCGCGAAGTGGTCGACGCCTTCCTGGCCGCGGCCCGCGGTGGCGACTTCGAAGCACTGGTCTCGGTCCTGGACCCCGACGTGGTGCTGCGCGCCGACCGCGGCGCGGCCCACGGCGGCTCGGACGAGGTCCGCGGCGCGGCGGCGGTGGCGAACCAGGCCCTGACGTTCTCCCGCCTCGGCGCGGGCGGCGGCGTGGTCCACCGGGCCCTGGTCAACGGCGCGGCCGGCGTGGTGGCGACCCGCGACGGGCGGCCGTTCTCGGTGCTCGGCTTCACGGTGGCGGGCGGGCGGATCGTGGAGATCGACATCCTGGCGGACCCCGACCGCCTCGACCGCTTGGACCTGGCGGTGCTCGACTGA
- a CDS encoding chitobiase/beta-hexosaminidase C-terminal domain-containing protein, with protein MTRTLDKLRRRGPRLALVASALLVAAGLSAPAALAADDYTQSVSQLSSTQVQLNFTPTTPALYVDVHYTGVPGLGQQNVRMVNGSGTWRTTVGGLSTGNTLDYWFTYEKSGPQYDTPHFSYTVGGGTTTVAAPTFSPPGGTYSAAQTVTITSATSGATIRYTVDGSTPTASSTLYSGPISVPNSRTVNAIALKSGSANSPVSSATYTIGTQAGCPTQSDTPNFGSNVRIFDPGMSAATIQAQLDTDFNNQKDTLTAQMADRRVAHLFKPGTYNDVHDNVGFYTSVAGLGQNPGDVLINGDVTVDAFNASDNGVALQNFWRSAENMAVNPSGGNERWAVAQAAPFRRMDVRGGLQLYPASYGYASGGYIADTKVAGQAASVSQQQWYTRDSQLGSWNGGVWNMVFSGTSGAPANTFPNPPETTLATTPVSRDVPYLYIDGTGKYRVFLPSLRTNASGPSWANGSTPGTSAPMSQFYVVKSGDTASSINNALAAGCNLFFTPGVYHLNQTLNVTKANTTILGIGYPTLVPDNGVNAMQVSDVDGVRLKGLLFDAGTTNSQALLTVGQSGSSASHAANPTTIQDVFFRIGGAIAGKATNSLIVNSADTIIDHIWAWRADHGNAGTYGWTTNTADTGLVVNGANVLATGLFVEHYQKYQVIWNGQGGRTIFFQNEMPYDVPNQASWNAPSGVAGYAAYKVGANVTSHEAWGLGSYCFFDTNPAVSSYHAFEVPNTSGVKFHSLLTVSLNYRGTITHVINDAGGVTPSGTVPVNVVSYP; from the coding sequence GTGACCCGGACCCTGGACAAGCTACGACGACGCGGCCCGAGGCTCGCGCTCGTCGCATCCGCACTGCTGGTGGCGGCCGGGCTGAGCGCCCCCGCCGCCCTCGCCGCGGACGACTACACGCAGAGCGTCAGCCAGCTCAGCTCGACGCAGGTGCAGCTCAACTTCACCCCGACGACCCCCGCGCTGTACGTGGACGTCCACTACACCGGCGTGCCCGGCCTCGGCCAGCAGAACGTGCGGATGGTCAACGGCTCCGGCACCTGGCGGACCACCGTCGGCGGCCTGAGCACCGGGAACACGCTGGACTACTGGTTCACCTACGAGAAGAGCGGGCCGCAGTACGACACCCCGCACTTCTCCTACACCGTCGGCGGCGGCACGACGACGGTCGCGGCGCCGACGTTCAGCCCGCCCGGTGGCACGTACTCCGCCGCCCAGACGGTGACGATCACCAGCGCCACCTCCGGCGCGACCATCCGGTACACAGTGGACGGTTCGACGCCGACCGCGTCCTCGACGCTCTACAGCGGACCGATCAGCGTGCCGAACTCCCGCACGGTCAACGCGATCGCGCTCAAGTCCGGCTCGGCGAACTCGCCCGTGTCGAGCGCGACCTACACGATCGGCACCCAAGCCGGCTGCCCCACGCAGTCCGACACCCCCAACTTCGGGTCCAACGTGCGGATCTTCGACCCGGGCATGTCCGCAGCGACGATCCAGGCGCAGCTCGACACCGACTTCAACAACCAGAAGGACACGCTGACCGCGCAGATGGCCGACCGGCGCGTCGCCCACCTGTTCAAGCCGGGCACGTACAACGACGTGCACGACAACGTCGGCTTCTACACCTCGGTGGCCGGCCTCGGCCAGAACCCCGGGGACGTGCTGATCAACGGTGACGTCACCGTGGACGCCTTCAACGCCTCCGACAACGGCGTCGCGCTGCAGAACTTCTGGCGCTCGGCGGAGAACATGGCGGTCAACCCCTCCGGCGGCAACGAGCGGTGGGCGGTCGCGCAGGCCGCGCCGTTCCGCCGGATGGACGTCCGCGGCGGGCTGCAGCTGTACCCGGCGAGCTACGGCTACGCCAGCGGCGGCTACATCGCCGACACGAAGGTGGCCGGCCAGGCCGCATCGGTGTCGCAGCAGCAGTGGTACACCCGCGACTCCCAGCTCGGCAGCTGGAACGGTGGTGTCTGGAACATGGTCTTCTCCGGCACCAGCGGCGCGCCGGCGAACACGTTCCCGAACCCGCCGGAGACCACGCTGGCCACGACGCCGGTCTCGCGCGACGTGCCCTACCTCTACATCGACGGCACTGGCAAGTACCGCGTGTTCCTTCCTTCCCTGCGCACCAACGCTTCCGGCCCGAGCTGGGCCAACGGCAGCACGCCGGGCACGTCGGCGCCGATGAGCCAGTTCTACGTCGTCAAGTCCGGCGACACGGCCTCGTCGATCAACAACGCGCTCGCCGCGGGCTGCAACCTGTTCTTCACGCCGGGCGTCTACCACCTCAACCAGACGCTCAACGTGACCAAGGCGAACACGACGATCCTCGGCATCGGCTACCCGACACTGGTGCCGGACAACGGCGTCAACGCGATGCAGGTGTCCGATGTGGACGGCGTGCGGCTCAAGGGCCTGCTCTTCGACGCGGGCACCACGAACTCGCAGGCCCTGCTGACCGTCGGGCAGTCCGGGTCGTCCGCGAGCCACGCGGCGAACCCGACGACGATCCAGGACGTCTTCTTCCGGATCGGCGGCGCGATCGCCGGCAAGGCGACGAACAGCCTGATCGTCAACAGCGCCGACACGATCATCGACCACATCTGGGCGTGGCGGGCCGACCACGGCAACGCGGGCACGTACGGCTGGACCACGAACACCGCCGACACCGGGCTCGTGGTGAACGGCGCGAACGTGCTGGCCACCGGCCTGTTCGTCGAGCACTACCAGAAATACCAGGTGATCTGGAACGGCCAGGGCGGCCGGACCATCTTCTTCCAGAACGAAATGCCCTACGACGTCCCGAACCAGGCGTCGTGGAACGCGCCTTCGGGCGTCGCCGGGTACGCCGCGTACAAGGTCGGGGCGAACGTGACTTCCCACGAGGCCTGGGGTCTCGGGAGTTACTGCTTCTTCGACACGAACCCGGCGGTGTCCAGCTACCACGCGTTCGAGGTGCCGAACACCAGCGGCGTGAAGTTCCACAGCCTGCTGACGGTTTCGCTCAACTACCGCGGCACGATCACGCACGTCATCAACGACGCCGGCGGCGTCACGCCTTCGGGCACGGTGCCGGTCAACGTGGTCAGCTACCCGTAA
- a CDS encoding TioE family transcriptional regulator has translation MRPADLAREHGLSTQAVRNYERDGFLPPASRTESGYRVYTELHATALRAFLALVAAYGHATAGGIMTAVNDDDLDRALTLVDRGHAQLARDRETLNAVRTAIGDLTSEPAPTPAGDEWSIGELAHRLDVTAATVRAWERAGILVPERNRATGYRVFRATDVRDAELAHLLRRGGYPLAHIATVVEQVRTAGGTESLARALAGWRERLTRRGLAMLDAAARLGEYVKLRP, from the coding sequence TTGAGACCTGCCGACCTGGCCCGTGAGCACGGCCTGTCCACCCAGGCGGTCCGCAACTACGAGCGCGACGGCTTCCTGCCGCCCGCGTCACGCACGGAAAGCGGCTACCGGGTCTACACCGAGCTGCACGCGACAGCCTTGCGTGCGTTCCTCGCTCTGGTCGCGGCGTACGGGCACGCGACGGCCGGCGGGATCATGACCGCCGTCAACGACGACGACCTCGACCGCGCGCTGACCCTCGTCGACCGCGGCCACGCGCAACTGGCCCGCGACCGCGAAACCCTCAACGCGGTACGCACGGCGATCGGCGACCTGACGAGCGAGCCCGCCCCGACACCCGCCGGGGACGAGTGGTCGATCGGCGAGCTGGCGCACCGGCTCGACGTCACCGCGGCAACCGTGCGGGCGTGGGAGCGCGCCGGGATCCTCGTCCCGGAGCGGAACCGGGCGACCGGGTACCGGGTCTTCCGGGCCACCGACGTCCGCGACGCCGAGCTGGCCCACCTCCTGCGCCGTGGCGGCTACCCGCTGGCGCACATCGCGACGGTCGTCGAGCAGGTCCGCACCGCGGGCGGCACCGAATCGCTGGCCCGCGCGCTGGCGGGCTGGCGGGAACGGCTCACGCGGCGGGGCCTGGCCATGCTCGACGCCGCCGCCCGGCTCGGGGAGTACGTGAAGCTACGGCCGTGA
- a CDS encoding ion transporter encodes MATLRDAREPELNSGILPGNVRADDWIMLILAAGSVGLLGFMVLSPPARDVGLVIFYVDCAICGVFFLEFLWRWRKRRWAKKFLVRNWYELFAMIPVAHPAMVAHKFVSVVLLLVRIGRAADRAVGEQFTYRLVDKLSEPIVKAIKQPVTIAVLDEVVKVLETGNYPENLAKSLDANKDELRTIIAEKIAEDPQLGKLKRLPFHDEIVRTVVDTSFRVLLEVLVDPRIDDFFSAVVRDNREQIRLAVQLGLHDTDDEDKEKSLPVRTQHAAALEYDRLHPKSRP; translated from the coding sequence ATGGCCACCCTTCGCGACGCCCGCGAGCCGGAGCTCAACAGCGGGATCCTGCCCGGGAACGTGCGTGCCGACGACTGGATCATGCTCATCCTCGCCGCCGGGTCGGTCGGGTTGCTGGGGTTCATGGTGCTCAGCCCGCCGGCGCGGGACGTCGGGCTGGTGATCTTCTACGTCGACTGCGCGATCTGCGGGGTGTTCTTCCTCGAGTTCCTGTGGCGGTGGCGGAAACGCCGGTGGGCCAAGAAGTTCCTGGTGCGCAACTGGTACGAGCTGTTCGCGATGATCCCGGTCGCGCACCCCGCGATGGTCGCGCACAAGTTCGTCAGCGTCGTGCTGCTGCTGGTCCGGATCGGGCGGGCCGCGGACCGGGCCGTCGGGGAGCAGTTCACCTACCGGCTCGTCGACAAGCTGTCCGAGCCGATCGTGAAGGCCATCAAGCAGCCGGTGACCATCGCCGTGCTCGACGAGGTCGTCAAGGTGCTGGAAACCGGGAACTACCCGGAAAACCTCGCCAAGTCGCTCGACGCCAACAAGGACGAACTGCGCACGATCATCGCCGAGAAGATCGCCGAGGACCCGCAGCTCGGGAAGCTGAAGCGGCTCCCGTTCCACGACGAGATCGTGCGGACCGTCGTGGACACGTCGTTCCGCGTGCTGCTCGAGGTCCTCGTCGACCCGCGGATCGACGACTTCTTCTCCGCCGTCGTGCGCGACAACCGCGAGCAGATCCGGCTGGCCGTGCAGCTCGGCCTGCACGACACCGACGACGAGGACAAGGAAAAGTCCCTGCCCGTGCGCACCCAGCACGCGGCCGCGCTCGAGTACGACCGCCTGCACCCGAAGTCACGGCCGTAG
- a CDS encoding S53 family peptidase, giving the protein MSPPRLFRSLVVLSLIAAPLTVATSTAEAAPMQSGGVVSFGCATSGKLHCLGKSIRSPKGSGPLLTSTPVGYGPAEIQAAYNLGGLHANGKTVAIVDAQDAPTAEADLAKFRSARGLSPCTTANGCFKKVNQNGAASPLPAPDYGWAMEISLDLDAVSATCPDCKILLVEANSPDTDPLMTAVDTAAATPGVVAISNSYGGTEDSTILAADAHLNHPGIAVTASSGDSGYGVSWPASSPYVTAVGGTTLKKSTTAARGWTETTWKGSGSGCSALEAKPAWQHDTGCAKRTVADVSAVADPATGLGVYDTYNSCGSSSFCDLLLSLGLAQGADGWIQVGGTSLSSPVIASVYALAGNSVTSGSYPYAHTDGLYDVTSGSNGSCGGTYLCTAGAGYDGPTGLGTPHGTSGF; this is encoded by the coding sequence ATGTCGCCCCCACGGCTGTTCCGGTCCCTCGTCGTCCTCTCCCTCATCGCCGCCCCGCTGACCGTGGCCACCTCGACGGCCGAAGCCGCCCCGATGCAAAGCGGCGGCGTCGTCAGCTTCGGTTGTGCCACGTCGGGCAAGCTGCACTGCCTCGGCAAGTCGATCCGGTCCCCGAAGGGCTCCGGCCCGCTGCTCACCTCGACCCCGGTCGGCTACGGCCCGGCCGAGATCCAAGCCGCGTACAACCTCGGCGGGTTGCACGCGAACGGCAAGACAGTGGCCATTGTGGACGCTCAGGACGCGCCGACGGCGGAAGCCGACCTGGCCAAGTTCCGTTCCGCCCGGGGGCTTTCCCCGTGCACCACGGCCAACGGCTGCTTCAAGAAGGTCAACCAGAACGGCGCGGCGAGCCCGCTGCCCGCGCCCGACTACGGCTGGGCGATGGAGATCAGCCTCGACCTCGACGCGGTGTCGGCGACCTGTCCGGACTGCAAGATCCTGCTCGTGGAGGCCAACTCCCCGGACACGGACCCGCTGATGACCGCGGTCGACACGGCCGCGGCGACCCCGGGCGTGGTGGCGATCTCCAACAGCTACGGCGGCACCGAGGACTCGACGATCCTCGCCGCGGACGCCCACCTGAACCACCCGGGCATCGCGGTCACGGCGTCCTCGGGCGACTCCGGCTACGGCGTCAGCTGGCCGGCCTCGTCGCCGTACGTCACCGCGGTGGGCGGCACGACGCTCAAGAAGTCCACGACCGCCGCGCGCGGCTGGACCGAGACGACGTGGAAGGGCAGCGGCAGCGGGTGTTCCGCGCTGGAGGCGAAACCGGCGTGGCAGCACGACACCGGCTGCGCCAAGCGGACGGTCGCGGACGTCTCGGCGGTGGCGGACCCGGCCACCGGGCTCGGCGTCTACGACACGTACAACAGCTGCGGCAGCTCGTCGTTCTGCGACCTGCTGCTGTCGCTGGGCCTCGCCCAGGGCGCGGACGGCTGGATCCAGGTCGGCGGGACGAGCTTGTCGTCGCCGGTGATCGCGAGCGTGTACGCGCTGGCGGGCAACTCGGTGACGTCGGGGTCCTATCCGTACGCGCACACCGACGGGCTGTACGACGTGACGTCGGGCTCGAACGGCAGCTGCGGTGGGACGTACCTCTGCACCGCGGGTGCGGGGTACGACGGGCCGACCGGGCTGGGCACGCCGCACGGGACGTCGGGGTTCTGA